Proteins from a genomic interval of Medicago truncatula cultivar Jemalong A17 chromosome 3, MtrunA17r5.0-ANR, whole genome shotgun sequence:
- the LOC11435068 gene encoding SWI/SNF complex subunit SWI3A, translated as MEGSKDPISDSELELYTIPSSSKWFAWDEIHETEKTAFKEYFDGTSITRTPKIYKEYRDFIINKYREEPSRRLTFTEVRKSLVGDVTFLNKVFLFLECWGLINYGAPSAGNDGEAEKEHEKERCKLKVEEGAPNGIRVVATPNSLKPISLPRDTKIAAGGGDESGAGVKIAPLASYSDVYGDLIRRKEVNCGNCGDKCGSGHYRSTKDNFIICTKCFKNGNYGEKRSMEDFKLNESSEISANHSAVWTEGETLLLLESVLKHGDDWELVAQSVRTKTKLECISKLIELPFGELMLASVRRNDNSNSVTGIVNNRNQVQVSSSDHQETSMTQDQSSEPKNEVEQNGDAVNENPSKRRRVSTLSDSSSSLMKQVGLLSTVVDPHVTAAAASAAITALCDENSLPRDIFDVEEDNASARALEAEGLEMVEGSTQSEVKDDIPLTLRIRAAIGTALGATAARAKLLADQEDREIEHLVATIIEAQVEKLQQKVKHFDELELLMEKEHAEMEELKDSILTERIDVLRKTFKSGVARWKHYPSLKS; from the exons ATGGAAGGCTCAAAAGACCCAATTTCAGATTCAGAACTCGAACTCTACACCATCCCAAGCTCTTCAA AATGGTTCGCGTGGGACGAAATTCACGAAACAGAGAAAACCGCATTCAAAGAGTATTTCGACGGAACTTCAATAACACGAACACCGAAAATCTACAAAGAATATAGAgacttcatcatcaacaaatatCGTGAAGAACCTTCTAGAAGGTTAACATTCACCGAGGTACGAAAATCACTCGTCGGTGACGTCACTTTCTTGAACAAGGTTTTCCTTTTCTTGGAGTGTTGGGGTTTGATTAACTACGGTGCGCCTTCTGCTGGTAACGATGGGGAAGCGGAGAAGGAACATGAAAAGGAGAGGTGTAAGTTGAAGGTTGAGGAAGGTGCTCCTAATGGGATTCGTGTTGTTGCTACACCGAATTCGTTGAAGCCGATTTCATTGCCGCGGGATACGAAGATTGCTGCTGGTGGTGGTGATGAGAGTGGGGCTGGTGTTAAAATTGCGCCGCTGGCGTCATATTCAGATGTTTATGGTGATTTGATTCGACGTAAAGAGGTCAATTGTGGGAATTGTGGTGATAAATGTGGCTCTGGACATTACCGAAGTACCAAG GATAATTTCATTATTTGCACGAAATGTTTCAAAAACGGAAATTATGGGGAGAAAAGGTCCATGGAGGATTTCAAATTAAACGAGTCAAGTGAAATTAGTGCCAACCACAGTGCTGTCTGGACTGAGGGAGAAACTCTTCTTCTTTTAGAATCTGTTTTGAAGCATGGGGATGACTGGGAACTTGTTGCTCAAAGTGTTCGAACCAAGACTAAACTTGAATGTATTTCAAAACTCATTGAGCTGCCCTTTGGGGAGCTCATGTTAGCCTCTGTTCGCCGAAATGATAACAGTAATAGTGTTACTGGCATTGTGAACAACAGAAACCAAGTTCAGGTATCTTCATCCGATCACCAAGAAACTTCAATGACACAGGATCAATCTTCTGAGCCTAAAAATGAAGTTGAGCAGAATGGAGATGCTGTGAATGAAAATCCTTCAAAAAGGCGGCGGGTCTCCACACTTTCAGATTCCAGCAGTTCACTAATGAAGCAG GTGGGTCTGCTCTCAACTGTGGTTGACCCTCATGTCACAGCTGCTGCAGCTAGTGCTGCTATTACAGCACTTTGTGATGAGAATTCGCTCCCAAGGGACATATTTGATGTTGAAGAGGATAATGCTTCAGCAAG GGCTCTCGAGGCTGAAGGTTTAGAGATGGTGGAGGGGTCCACTCAATCAG AAGTAAAAGATGACATACCATTGACACTACGTATAAGAGCTGCCATTGGAACGGCTCTTGGGGCTACTGCTGCACGAGCAAAGTTGTTGGCGGACCAAGAAGATAGAGAGATTGAACATTTAGTAGCAACTATAATTGAAGCTCAG GTTGAGAAGTTGCAACAGAAGGTTAAACATTTTGATGAACTGGAGCTTTTGATGGAGAAGGAACACGCTGAAATGGAAGAGCTGAAAGATTCTATCTTAACTGAACGGATTGATGTGTTGCGGAAGACATTTAAATCTGGTGTCGCTAGATGGAAGCATTATCCTTCTCTAAAATCTTAG
- the LOC11421298 gene encoding HVA22-like protein e: protein MTKLWTLITQLHSLAGPVVTLLYPLYASVVAIESPSKLDDEQWLAYWIIYSFLTLGEMLMQPALEWIPIWYDVKLLVAAWLVLPQFMGAAYLYERFVRDHIRKYVTEKEHQRVHHHPPENNQQQKQNKKSPTGAKTKKKFVDFIIPKKGDQEAY, encoded by the exons ATGACTAAGTTGTGGACTTTGATCACCCAGCTTCATTCCCTTGCTGG gccGGTTGTAACATTATTGTACCCTTT gtatgcATCGGTGGTAGCAATAGAGAGTCCATCGAAGCTGGATGATGAACAGTGGCTAGCTTATTGGATAATCTATTCCTTCCTCACCCTTGGGGAGATGCTTATGCAACCTGCTCTAGAGTG GATACCAATTTGGTACGATGTGAAGCTATTGGTGGCAGCATGGTTGGTGTTACCTCAGTTCATGGGGGCTGCTTACTTGTATGAGAGGTTTGTGAGAGATCATATACGAAAATATGTGACAGAGAAGGAACACCAGCGGGTCCACCACCATCCTCCAGAGAACAAccagcaacaaaaacaaaacaaaaagtcaCCCACTGGAGCCAAGACCAAGAagaagtttgttgattttattattcCAAAGAAA GGGGATCAGGAGGCGTATTGA
- the LOC11419965 gene encoding palmitoyl-acyl carrier protein thioesterase, chloroplastic, producing the protein MATISNIGLQGNWNVSNAKKENMINSRKVLEVNFNSSHQNNDTLNNHNKRRFSLVITNSNHGSTFHKVDTINGTKVNGLQVVEAPKKLLNEENTTDVALVTNGRFVEGRFVFRQIFVIRSYEIGPDRTATMETLMNFLQETALNHVTSSGIGGDGFGATREMSLRKLIWVVTRIQVQVQRYNKWGEEIEIDTWVDAAGKNGMRRDWIIRDRCTKEIITKATSTWVIMNRETRRLSKIPEEVRKELTPFYLHKIAVASEERDCEKIDKLTDDTAERIQSGLAPRWNDMDVNQHVNNVKYIGWILESVPIKVLEDYNMTSLTLEFRRECTQSDTLESLTCPTERVIGESDNNSSNRKPDQQYTHLLRLQDDQKDVVRARSEWNLKQNQQ; encoded by the exons atGGCAACAATCAGCAACATTGGCTTACAAGGGAATTGGAATGTGAGCAATGCAAAGAAGGAAAATATGATCAACTCAAGGAAGGTTTTGGAGGTGAATTTTAATTCCTCTCATCAAAACAATGACACATTGAACAACCACAACAAACGAAGATTTTCATTGGTGATTACAAATTCTAATCATGGTAGTACTTTTCATAAAGTGGACACAATTAATGGAACTAAGGTGAATGGTTTACAAGTGGTAGAGGCTCCTAAAAAATTGCtaaatgaagaaaatacaaCAGATGTTGCTCTTGTTACCAATGGGAGATTTGTTGAAGGAAGGTTTGTGTTTAGGCAGATTTTTGTTATTAGGTCCTATGAAATTGGTCCAGATAGAACTGCTACCATGGAGACACTCATGAATTTTCTTCAG gaaaCTGCTCTAAATCATGTTACAAGTTCTGGGATAGGAGGAGATGGATTTGGAGCTACCCGCGAGATGAGCCTAAGGAAACTCATTTGGGTTGTTACTCGTATTCAAGTTCAAGTACAGAGATATAACAAATG GGGAGAAGAAATTGAAATCGATACTTGGGTGGATGCAGCAGGAAAGAATGGAATGCGAAGAGATTGGATAATCCGAGATCGTTGTACCAAAGAGATCATAACTAAAGCAACAAG CACATGGGTGATAATGAATAGAGAAACAAGAAGACTATCAAAGATACCTGAAGAAGTTAGAAAAGAGCTTACTCCTTTTTACCTTCATAAGATTGCTGTAGCTAGTGAAGAAAGAGATTGTGAAAAGATAGACAAGCTCACTGATGACACTGCTGAGAGAATACAATCTGGTTTGGCT CCAAGGTGGAATGACATGGATGTTAACCAGCATGTGAACAATGTGAAATACATTGGATGGATTTTAGAG agtgTGCCAATAAAAGTACTAGAAGATTATAACATGACAAGCTTGACATTAGAGTTTAGGCGTGAATGTACACAATCAGATACATTGGAATCCTTGACTTGTCCAACAGAAAGAGTGATCGGTGAATCCGATAATAATTCAAGCAATAGAAAACCTGATCAGCAATACACACATTTGCTTCGTCTACAAGATGATCAAAAAGATGTTGTTCGAGCTAGATCTGAATGGAATTTAAAGCAAAATCAACAATGA
- the LOC11424388 gene encoding heavy metal-associated isoprenylated plant protein 7, which produces MGEEEQKTEEPKKEEETKPEERKDEAAATPPPPAEILLRVFMHCEGCARKVRRSLKDFPGVEEVITDCKSHMVVVKGEKAEPLKVLERVQKKSHRKVELLSPIPIAPEEEKIVEEDKAAPEEKKKKEPQIVTVVKIHMHCEACAQEIKKRILKMKGVEWVEANLKNSEVSVKGVYDSAMLVEYMYKRIGKHAVIVKEEKKVEEGEENKKKEGEGDTKPQEEEKETTKLEEEMKKNEHYFNPPINMYAYPPPPQMFSDENPNACCVM; this is translated from the exons ATGGGAGAG gaaGAACAGAAAACAGAGGAACcgaaaaaggaagaagaaaccaaGCCAGAGGAAAGAAAAGATGAAGCTGCTGCAACTCCACCGCCTCCAGCAGAGATTTTGCTGAGAGTTTTCATGCATTGTGAAGGCTGTGCTCGGAAAGTTCGTCGGTCATTGAAAGATTTTCCAGGTGTTGAAGAAGTGATAACTGATTGCAAATCTCATATGGTGGTTGTGAAAGGAGAGAAAGCAGAGCCATTGAAGGTTTTGGAGAGGGTTCAGAAGAAGAGTCACAGGAAGGTTGAGCTTCTTTCTCCGATCCCAATTGCTCCTGAGGAGGAAAAAATTGTCGAGGAAGATAAGGCTGCACctgaagagaagaagaaaaaagag CCTCAGATTGTGACTGTTGTTAAAATTCACATGCATTGTGAAGCTTGTGCACAGGAGATAAAAAAAAGGATACTGAAAATGAAGG GAGTGGAATGGGTGGAAGCTAATCTGAAGAACTCTGAGGTAAGCGTGAAGGGAGTGTATGATTCAGCAATGTTGGTTGAATACATGTACAAGAGAATTGGGAAGCATGCAGTGATTGTGAAGGAAGAGAAGAAAGTTGAAGAAGGGGAGgaaaacaagaagaaagaaggaGAGGGTGATACCAAGCCACAAGAGGAGGAGAAAGAGACAACTAAGTTGGAGGAggagatgaaaaaaaatgaacactACTTTAATCCACCAATCAATATGTATGCATACCCTCCACCACCACAAATGTTCAGTGATGAGAACCCAAATGCTTGCTGTGTCATGTGA
- the LOC11419966 gene encoding heavy metal-associated isoprenylated plant protein 7 — MGEEEKKTEEPKKKEETKPEETKDEAAVPAPPPAEILLKVFMHCESCARKVRRSLKDFPGVEEVITDCKSHTVVVKGEKAEPLKVLERVQKKSHRKVELLSPIPIAPEEEKPAEEEKAAPEEEKKDEPQIVITVLKVHMHCEACAEEIKKRILKMNGVELVETDLKNSEVSVKGVYDPAMLVEYVYKRIGKHAVIMKEEKVDVEAKAEEEKKEEKVEEVAKKKEEGEGEAKPQEEEKEAEETNVEEEMKKYQYYYNPSMNLYAYPEIGYPAYPAAYYQAYPPPPPPAPQMFSDENPNACSVM, encoded by the exons ATGGGGGAG gaAGAGAAGAAAACAGAGGAAccgaagaagaaagaagaaaccaAGCCAGAGGAAACAAAAGATGAAGCTGCTGTTCCTGCGCCACCTCCGGCAGAGATTTTGCTGAAAGTTTTCATGCATTGTGAAAGCTGTGCTCGGAAAGTTCGTCGGTCGTTGAAAGATTTTCCAGGTGTTGAAGAAGTGATAACTGATTGCAAGTCTCATACGGTGGTTGTGAAAGGAGAGAAAGCGGAGCCATTGAAGGTTTTGGAAAGGGTTCAGAAGAAGAGTCATAGAAAGGTTGAGCTTCTTTCTCCGATCCCAATTGCTCCTGAGGAGGAAAAACCTGCTGAGGAAGAGAAGGCTGCACCTGAAGAGGAGAAGAAAGATGag CCTCAGATTGTGATTACTGTCCTTAAAGTTCACATGCATTGTGAAGCTTGTGCAGAGGAAATCAAAAAACGGATACTTAAAATGAATG GAGTGGAATTGGTGGAAACTGATCTGAAGAACTCCGAGGTAAGTGTGAAGGGGGTGTATGATCCAGCAATGTTGGTTGAATATGTGTACAAGAGAATTGGGAAGCATGCAGTGATCATGAAGGAAGAGAAAGTGGATGTGGAAGCCAAAGCTgaggaagagaagaaagaggagaAAGTTGAAGAAGTggcaaagaagaaagaagaaggagaGGGTGAGGCCAAGCCACaagaagaggagaaagaagcagaagaaacaaatgtggaagaGGAGATGAAGAAATATCAATACTACTATAATCCATCCATGAATTTGTATGCATACCCAGAAATTGGATATCCTGCATACCCAGCTGCTTACTATCAAGCATACCCTCCACCACCGCCGCCGGCGCCACAAATGTTCAGTGATGAGAACCCAAATGCTTGCAGCGTCATGTGA
- the LOC11431174 gene encoding uncharacterized protein, translated as MEKKNQREKSRTVEQKESTPHSTVKSFKEKGTRTRELHQKYKKLEQDWNAFKESRSTTSRKYRSPLNIATKPIFQNLGLEINNSIISPRELMFSLQRDSSSSEEETWKNHDVAARETLQERREAIERGKLKGRRLFDSTMESESDDNDNNIGQNYEVRSMSFCYLEDEHEHENESLSSSLSPIGDFVDKDMMTNVADIKVGSKSRFANGTRYG; from the exons atggaaaagaaaaatcaaagagaGAAAAGCAGAACAGTAGAACAAAAAGAATCGACCCCACACTCCACCGTGAAAAGcttcaaagaaaaaggaacaCGAACAAGAGAACTTCATCAGAAATACAAGAAACTAGAACAAGATTGGAACGCGTTTAAGGAATCAAGATCAACAACTTCACGAAAATATCGTTCCCCTTTAAACATCGCCACAAAACCTATTTTTCAAAACCTAGGGCTAGAAATTAATAACAGCATTATTTCTCCTAGAGAACTCATGTTTAGTCTTCAAAGAGATTCTTCATCATCAGAAGAAGAAACATGGAAGAATCATGATGTGGCAGCTAGAGAGACTCTCCAAGAACGTAGAGAAGCTATTGAGAGAGGAAAATTGAAGGGCCGAAGACTTTTTGATTCAACCATGGAGAGTGAGAGTGATGATAACGACAACAACATAGGTCAAAATTATGAAGTGAGGTCAATGTCTTTTTGTTACTTGGAGGATGAACATGAGCATGAGAATGAATCGTTGTCTTCTTCTTTGTCTCCTATTGGTGATTTTGTGGACAAGGATATGATGACTAACGTAGCAGATATTAAAGTTGGGAGTAAGTCTAGGTTTGCTAATGGAACAAG ATATGGATAA
- the LOC11431176 gene encoding LOW QUALITY PROTEIN: squamosa promoter-binding-like protein 13A (The sequence of the model RefSeq protein was modified relative to this genomic sequence to represent the inferred CDS: inserted 1 base in 1 codon) has protein sequence MEWNLKAPSWDLXGIEEATLPNIETMEESNRFGVYKMKGEFSVDLKLGQVGNSATDQSPLPLSNDAVVVSKIATPTSSSGSSKRARAMNNNTTLTVSCLVDGCNSDLSNCRDYHRRHKVCELHSKTPEVTICGLKQRFCQQCSRFHSLEQFDERKRSCRKRLDGHNRRRRKPQPEPITRPAGSFLSNYQGTQLLPFSSSTTMVNSTWSSGLISSCESGRLHINNQHQQVHVVDKQDHFLGSTATTYEGKQLQFLHNDNNNPSLHNETAPLLRTSSKMFCDSLATSVHESPCALSLLSSSQTRIPDNGLNQMVQQPHSMSHMQPLGLSLHGNNSFESMEGVLVPNGSESDHCSSLYNMGSDGSQGNDAPQLFPYQWE, from the exons aTGGAGTGGAATTTGAAAGCACCTTCTTGGGATT GGGGTATAGAAGAGGCAACATTACCCAACATAGAAACAATGGAAGAATCAAACAGATTTGGAGTTTATAAAATGAAAGGGGAGTTTTCTGTTGATTTGAAGCTTGGTCAGGTTGGGAACTCTGCCACTGATCAATCACCACTTCCTTTGTCTAATGATGCTGTTGTTGTCTCCAAAATTGCAACACCTACTTCTTCATCAGGATCTTCTAAGAGAGCTAGAGCTATGAATAATAATACAACATTGACAGTTTCTTGTCTTGTGGATGGGTGCAATTCTGATCTTAGTAATTGTAGAGATTATCATAGGCGTCATAAGGTTTGTGAACTTCATTCCAAGACTCCAGAGGTTACAATTTGTGGCCTTAAACAAAGGTTCTGCCAACAGTGTAGCAG GTTTCATTCACTGGAGCAAtttgatgaaagaaaaagaagttgtAGGAAACGTTTAGATGGACACAACCGAAGGAGAAGAAAACCTCAACCTGAACCTATCACGCGACCTGCTGGTAGTTTTTTGTCCAATTACCAAG GCACCCAGTTGCTACCTTTTTCAAGTTCTACTACCATGGTGAATTCAACTTGGAGTAGCGGACTCATATCTTCCTGTGAAAGTGGTAGACTTCACATTAACAACCAACACCAGCAAGTTCATGTGGTTGATAAACAAGATCATTTTCTTGGTTCTACTGCAACCACCTACGAAGGGAAACAGCTTCAATTCTTACACAATGACAACAACAATCCCTCACTTCATAATGAAACCGCACCTCTTCTTAGGACAAGTAGCAAAATGTTCTGTGATAGTTTAGCAACTTCAGTACACGAGTCACCTTGTGCTCTCTCTCTTCTGTCATCATCACAGACGCGCATACCTGATAATGGTTTGAATCAAATGGTGCAGCAACCTCATTCAATGTCCCATATGCAGCCCTTGGGACTGAGTCTGCATGGTAACAATAGCTTTGAGTCCATGGAAGGAGTGTTGGTCCCAAATGGAAGTGAGAGTGATCATTGTTCCTCGTTGTATAACATGGGTTCTGATGGATCACAAGGCAATGATGCACCTCAACTATTTCCCTATCAATGGGAATAG